TCGATCAGGTCGCCGACATGATTCGGCGGATGCGGGCATCCGTCGCCGCCGGATTCGGCGACCCCACGGGGGCGGCGCTCGCAACCCTCAGCGCCGATGTCGACCTTGAGGTGGCTTCCTTACACGCGGGACTGGTGGAGTTGGCGAACCTCAATGCCGGCGACCAGCGTTACAACCCGACGGACGCCCGGCAGTCCTCCGCCGATCACCTCCAGGCCAGAGGAGTCCAGTCATGAGTGATAACACCGCACGGATCCGGATGATCTTCCGCGCGAAGACATCAAAGGCGCTCGACCGCATGGAGGATCCGCGTGACGCCCTCGATGACAGCTACGAGCAGCAACTGAAGCTGCTACAGCAAGTGCGCCAGGCCGTAGCCGAGGTTGCCACGGCGAAGAAGCGCATCGAACTGCAGGGCGAGGAGATGGGCGCGCGCTATCGCCGGCTCGGTGACCAGGCCCGCGAGGCGGTCGAGCATGGTCGCGACGATCTCGCTCGCACCGCGCTCGAACGTCGTCTTTCCCTCGAAAGCCAGGTGGCAAAGCTGCAGGAGCAGCACGGTTCGCTGCAGAAGCAGACAGCCCATCTTCACGAGCGGGAGCGTCGTCTTGCGGATCAGATCGCGGCATTCCGCATCGAGAAGGAGACGCTGAAGGCCACGTATAGCGCGTCCGAGGCGCAGGTGCGGGCGAACGAGGCCGTGGCGGGCATCAGCGCGAACATGGACGATGTCGGCATCAGCCTCGATCGCGCGCGCGATCGGGTCGCCCAGATGCAGGCCCGCGCGCAGGCTACCGACGAGCTGCTGTCCAGTGGTGCCCTGCAGGACCTGACCGCCGCACCGGATGCCGACATCGAGCGCCAGCTGGCGGAGTTGGTATCGCGATCCGACATCGATCGTCAGCTCAAGTCGATGAAGTCGGGTGCCGCGGACGGCATCCGCAGCCCCGGCACGAATGATGATGCTCCCGACGGCTGGCTAAGCATCGGGCAGTCACCGACTACGTCGTAGCGACGTCAGGCGTTGATGGGCTAACCCACCTGTGACTGCGACCGCGTCTCGGCGAGCGAGCGCTCCAGCAGTTCGCGCAGCACACTGCGATCGACGTCCGTCAACCGCGTCAGGTAGAGGCAGACCTTGCTCGCACGGTGCTTGCCGAGCCTTGCCATGAGATCGGGCCAGCGCTCCGAGAAATCGTTGGGGAGGTAGATCGTGTGCTGTGTGGGGCCCGACGCGAAGGCGAGCAGGGGAGAGCGGCCACCGTGCCCGCTCTCGTAGCGGTACTCGAATTCTCCGAACCCGATGA
The Diaminobutyricimonas sp. LJ205 genome window above contains:
- a CDS encoding PspA/IM30 family protein; protein product: MSDNTARIRMIFRAKTSKALDRMEDPRDALDDSYEQQLKLLQQVRQAVAEVATAKKRIELQGEEMGARYRRLGDQAREAVEHGRDDLARTALERRLSLESQVAKLQEQHGSLQKQTAHLHERERRLADQIAAFRIEKETLKATYSASEAQVRANEAVAGISANMDDVGISLDRARDRVAQMQARAQATDELLSSGALQDLTAAPDADIERQLAELVSRSDIDRQLKSMKSGAADGIRSPGTNDDAPDGWLSIGQSPTTS
- a CDS encoding DUF1801 domain-containing protein, which gives rise to MAAKQPAMSPSDLPVEEVLDRITGPRRAEADELLAIFGEISGEQPVVWAGRIIGFGEFEYRYESGHGGRSPLLAFASGPTQHTIYLPNDFSERWPDLMARLGKHRASKVCLYLTRLTDVDRSVLRELLERSLAETRSQSQVG